A region of uncultured Anaeromusa sp. DNA encodes the following proteins:
- a CDS encoding PHP domain-containing protein yields the protein MSVDLHIHTLASDGRWTALQVYEAAVAANLKMIAITDHDTTRALEEAEAFAWPEGLQFVPGIEFSTDIPGHEVHVLGYGMDWRLSFFQEELALLAQSRQNRAGEMVDKLRQLGYFLKLEDVAAQANGGSIGRPHVARALVAMGAFATVGEVFHALLYKNGPAYVPHRRLKYPEVIELVHAAGGVAVMAHPGLAGDDQLVKKVLAAGAEGLEVFHPMHTKQQQLEYLEWTQNAGILATGGSDFHAIPGRFPEMLGVFHAPDHIVLALQTAMDKRKL from the coding sequence ATGAGCGTAGATCTGCACATCCATACGCTAGCGTCGGATGGGCGATGGACGGCGCTGCAAGTCTATGAGGCTGCTGTCGCCGCTAATTTGAAGATGATTGCTATTACCGATCATGACACTACGCGGGCGTTGGAAGAAGCAGAAGCCTTTGCTTGGCCCGAAGGTTTGCAGTTTGTTCCTGGTATTGAATTCAGTACCGACATTCCGGGTCATGAAGTGCATGTTTTAGGCTATGGTATGGATTGGCGGCTGTCTTTCTTTCAAGAGGAGCTAGCCTTGTTGGCGCAAAGCCGTCAAAATAGGGCGGGAGAAATGGTGGATAAATTAAGACAGCTTGGCTATTTTTTAAAGCTGGAAGATGTGGCGGCTCAGGCGAATGGCGGTTCTATCGGCAGGCCGCATGTGGCAAGAGCGTTGGTGGCTATGGGCGCGTTTGCCACTGTGGGAGAAGTGTTCCATGCACTTTTGTATAAAAACGGACCGGCTTATGTGCCGCATAGGCGCCTGAAATATCCTGAGGTGATTGAACTGGTTCATGCGGCAGGCGGCGTAGCGGTGATGGCACATCCGGGACTGGCGGGGGACGACCAGCTTGTAAAAAAAGTGTTGGCTGCCGGAGCAGAAGGGCTGGAAGTTTTTCATCCAATGCATACAAAGCAGCAGCAACTAGAATACCTTGAGTGGACACAGAATGCCGGGATTTTGGCTACCGGTGGGTCTGATTTCCATGCTATTCCCGGGCGGTTTCCAGAAATGTTAGGCGTGTTTCATGCGCCTGATCATATTGTTCTTGCGTTGCAGACGGCTATGGATAAACGCAAACTATAA